CCTGCtccccaacaaaaaaaaaaaaaggaaaaaggtaGAAATTTCCACCCTTTTTTTTCAGTATGGGGCTATGGGCCATGAAGTTGGGATCACGAGGTACATGAGGACAAATTACATTGCCCCCATTGCCGTATTTGATAAATGCAGTTTTGCAGACACAGGCATTGCTATGATTGACCACTACTTGGCAAGGCATATGGTATTTGTCTCATCATTATATTATCATTTCAGATTTGAGAACAATAAATTGTATTATCTTTTGTTGCATATatcaattatagttttttttaatttctttttatcttttaactTGAGTTAATAGCATCCATAAAAAATGGTTGTTTCTTATATCATTCTTACTTCATATtcatcaaaagaaacacaatgcaATGTGTTAAATCACTATAAAAGGTTGTAGCCTTGTAGGTCATGTTTGAGCATTTTATAATGATTGAGAAGAAGGGACAGGAAGAGACAGAAAAACAAGGAGAAATTTACTCTCCTTTACCAATTggatggagaaaaaaaaaagactttgAAGGTATTTCAATCTTTTGAACTCCTTCTCACTTGACACTCTTTTAAACATAGAAAGAGACATAGTGAAAGACCTTTGTTTGATTTGTAGAAGAAGTATGAAGGAAAGTTCTTAAAAGAATAATATGAGCTGTAGAAGTTTCCAGCTTTCAACACCCAAAACATGTATAATAAATTCCTAGTTAAAAATACAACAGCATTTGCATTGACTCTACACTTGTGGCTTCTCATGAATACCTTAACTTTCATATGTGACCTATTATGTTGATGATTTGCTATTCAACGAAATGAAACTAGAGGGCAACAATGGAGGCTAAATCATGTCTAAGCACTCTGTACTTTTGCTTTTGCTTGAGACTTTGAACTGGATTTGGTGGCCCCTTCTTTCCACCCTTTCTGGCGAGCTCTCAGCTCCCACAACGCAGTTAGCTTCTTCTGTGCCACTAATGACGCCTCGGACCTTTCCCTGGCCTCCTCACACGTCTCCATCCCTGAATTGCACTTGTCTGATTCCTTCTGATACTGAGATGCAACCTTCTTGGCCTCAAGTAGGGCTATGTCGGCACGGTGCTGGTTTTCCAAGGCTTGAGTTTCCCGCAGCTTCAATTCTTCCGACAGTAGCTCCACAAAGTTCTTTTCGGTGTCTCCATTCACCTCCGGGTTGTGCTTTGCACAATCTTAACAATTaatcaagaaaagaaacatcAGTTAGTAAAATGAGTTAAATCTAAAATCCAGTAATAGAAACAGTATTTTTGGGATCACACAGGTGCAGGTAAAATAAAATGTTTACTCTTGAGAGCAATTTATGTAATAAAAAAGAGTCACATCTTATTAACAGCATGATGTAATCCAAACAAGTCTACATCCAAATTTGTTTAGTATTCATTTCTGTGAAGTGGACACCAAATCTAGATAGATGTAAAAAGAGTCTATATTGTATTCAACAGATCCTAAAAAAACCAAACACAAGAAATCTGCCACCGATCATAGAAAGGGGAAAACACACAAAACTATAGGGGAAACAAGCTAGCTTAGTGCTCAAAGTGAAAGTAACTTTCACTTGAGCTTCTACCACCACACAAGTGTGCATTACATGGAATCACAGAGAGGTTATGATAATAACAATAAGCAGTAATGTAAATATGAAGTTGAAGTTCATTTAGGATAAAGAAACCAACCTCCAATTGAAGCGTTGCTAAGACCTGCAcaaataaagacaaaaaaaaaaactgaaataaGCATCTTTTTAGCTTAGATCAAGTGAAAggaaccataaaaaaaaaaactataattgcTCCCACTGTATGCATTGCATATCACTGAATCCCGAACTAACACAAGTTCCTTATGCTTTCTCAATAGTCATTGATTCCGAATACCaattttaataacaataaaattaaaatagaaatctaAACGAAGATCTCATAAAAGTTCCTGTATTTAGATCCAAAGTAGAAACAGAACAACTGAtaaaaaacagttataaacagAGAAAACAGGGAAAAAAAGAGGAATTGATGGGAAAGTTGTGAACTTTGAGATGAGATCTAAGAACCCAGAAAGGGGGATGAGAGAAGAACCTTGAGGAAGAGAAATAAGGGGTTGGGAAGAGCAATCGCAGACGCAAGgagcacaagaagaaagagaaacagaagaagaagcagcaatggCTTCTCGGAGGTGCCAATAGAGAGGGGGACCCAAAATGTAGCCTCCAATGCAGAGCGCCACCACCGCCAAAGCTACCCTCACCGCCACGCCATTCACACTCACACCCATCTGCTGCTTCTTCGCTCTTTCTTTCTTCACCGACTTCCACTACTTttttttcaacttcaattccagTTTTGAAGCGAGTTTTTGACTAACACTGTTGCTGCCTTCCCCAATTTTCCAACTTCAGTTATAAATGCAACTTAGCATATATTAATTGAAGGATTGCAACTAACTTTGAAAAACGATTCACAAATTCATTTTTTCCCctttaatttttaggattttttatttatataaattacatTAGAAACAAAATCATCATATTATCCTAGATAAATTCTtatgataatttatttatttatttatttatatcacCATATAAtggtatttatatttaaaaatataaaaattactcAATAAATATATGAAAATACTCTTCACTTTTTAAAATATGAGATATTTAAGTTCttataaaaaaacttatttattctAATATATTTTAAACAGACAAATTTAAATGTCTTGCAtaacaaatatttttgtatttttaattagtcaGGTTATATATGTGGGTCGAGTAAACTCGAGTTTGTTTTGACCTGAATCCAACcctaaataatgaccgggtctattttaaaaacttttttttaaccaaagatagGAAAACTCGAATCCGCGATCTCTTACACTTTGTTtggatacaaaataaaaaatggatgaaaagaaaatgggtgaaaagaaaatgagaggaaataaaataaaagaaaaagttaatttttttttgtgttgtttggatgaagagaaaataaaaaaaagaaagtagaaaaaaaattttcttttatttggatggaaaaaaaaaataagaagagagaaaatcataCCTAAATGAAATTACATTAATACCCttcataaattataatatacCAATGTTATAATGACAAATTTGTAATTTTACCCATTTTCTACTCCAATTTAagtttttttctcaattttggagagaaaatttTAACATATGTCCCACATGTACTTTTacatttttcattcattttctttcttcatcCAAACAATGGAAAACTaatttttccatccattttcttttcttttattttctttccttctaaaTTCTTTTAAATCAAACAAAGTGTTTGATGAGTATGAGGAGATTATAcaatttgagctataactcattggcctaTTTTTAAAAGCCTTACCCGACCTTAGATCCGGTGAAATCACACTACTTTCAGATTATACTAAAATCCAGTCTAGACCGATAGAGTTCGGATCttgataaattttatatcaaaaaattatAATGCTCTTATTTATAATGAAGAAAAAAACATACTTATTATCGAGTAGTTGATATTCATATTTGAATtgaaattttttcataaattctaatttaatgcTTCTTTggtctattttctaattcaacaagtgtgaataaaaataaaacaatgagcttataattaatataacataatattagaattaatttaaacATGTACCTTTTTTAGTTTTCTTAGAGTACACATGGACCAGTGAAGTCAGGTTCGCCTTAATCCGGACCCGACTTTAAATAATGATCGgatctatttttaaaattcttactCAATTTTAGATAGGGACGGATCCATAAATCTAACTATGAAGAggccaaaaattaaaattttatataatcaaatataatgagatatatttgataatagatataattataattaagtttttaattaaaaaattaataaatatttgtcAAATAAAAGAATATCTCggtctttataattttttcataatttttatgattttacatctaataaaatataaaattatcttttttcaaatattttgttaattaatttactttagtAAGTATTTATATGCTAcgaattaaatttttatgttttatattattataaaatatgacataaaataatataaattaatctcACTAACAATTTGTTATGTGAATTTAAAATAtactaaagtatttttatataataatagaggtaaaaaataataaaaaataataaaaaagaaacaactaaattgtgaactaaaaaaagaataatattattataaataatattaaagtatttttttatatgattatagaagttaaaattaattttaaaaaataaatataaaaaaattaaatcaaataaaaaatataaataatataaatgtatGTAGAGAAATTTAAActctaatacataaaaaatattaatttcttttattgttaCTAGCTATTAAATTTTActgtatataatttatttattataataatatatgagtTTAAAATTTATTGAGGGCTAAAGTTACCACTTATCCCCTTTAAATCAGTCCTTAATTTTAGACCTAGTATAATCAcaccaaattaatttttaaaatattcgaATCTAAACAAAATCTTCAAACCGAATCGAATCATGTacacttttaataaaaaatacaaatgtctccaaattaaaaagttaattttttttaaaatatatgtatacctctatataatagtatttatatttaatttgttcatATACCACATAATCTAAAGTAATTAGTAAGTCTAGTTTTTAACGCATTAAGATGATAAATCTCTACTCTTAATTTTTATAGAGATTTAACATGAACCTACTTAATATCTAAGTATTTTCTATATTTATaggttttaataaaatattttataaaataaattttattaagataaaaaaaatcagtTACAAACGTATAATACCTCATTCATATTTTTTGATAGAATGttttattaattcaaaaaaaataggataaaacaTATAGATAAAATAAATGTAGCTCAAtattatataattcttttaaaTGAGAAATGATTATATATGTATGTCTGAATTTAGATTCAATTCTATGTGAATTGAATTAACAtgattcaatttattatttttgtaacaTATAcatgtaaattaaatttaattattcaatttaatattgatataaattattgacatttattatttttaaattaattatttattctatattaatTTTAACACATAAaggtcaataaaaaaatattcacttttgaattcaaataaaatataaaaaaatcataacgaataagaataaaaattcaacttttgtgttttagttcaaattttaAAGGCGGAGAACACTTCCCCTGCTTCGctgccatttttttatttttattttttgaatattcacATGAAAtcttcacatgaaaataatacCGTGATTTGTTAGATAATTCAGTAAAATATATTTGgtcaaatatatcaaaatatttaACATTCACAAGGTCATTTTTATATAGAGAGACCATTACGagagtatttatattttttttaattatttatatcaatacATATTatgtatttaataataataataataataattgagttTCCTTTATTCAACTCAACTGGACTCGCTTTCCTCGTGTAACAAAAGTTTTTGGACCATAACGTGTATTGTCCCAGCCGAAAAGGAAAGCCCTGGAGAGATAATGAAAACATCTTTTCTTCCAATGTGGTTGTGGTGGGAAGGCACATCTACGTataatgaaaacaaaattcaagAAATATGAAAAGACATGAGAGGGCATCACTGAAGTTGATCTCTCTGACCCGCGCAAATCCAGAGATAGATATTTTTTTggaaaatgttatttgtacactaaaatcagtatatttgtgtataaatatatgtgtgatttaatttattttcaatgtgtatttatattttagcatatattttatactgatgactaattttagtggctaattttaatgtacacgtaacataatctaattttttttattaaaaatttaaaataaccaaataaaaaaGGAAGATAAAATTCTAAAAGACTAAGAAGGCCCACAGTAATTTCTGTGAATGCTCATCTTAAACTCTTTTCAAGGTACTAGCTAGAAGCTTTATATACTGCGAATGCGATTTTAACGCCATCTTTGTCATGGTGTCTGCTACTTTGTTTGTATCTTACAAGATCAAGCGAAATCAACACGCCACTTTCAAATCATGATATCTGACTTTAAGCAACAAAAAATCTATACATTTGGTATTATCACGAGAATTGTTAACAAGAATAAAAGCCTATAAACAATCCGTTTCGCAAATCACATCTCTTTGTCTCAAGTCCCAAACTAAAAGAAATCATCCCCAAATAGTAAATAACTCTCGTTGAAAAATATTGCAGCTCTCTATTGTTTTCAAACAGTCTCATTGTCGATTTCCGTTCCAATCTTTGTTAATATAAGCAAAACCAATCCGATCCCCAAAATCAGattaactagcatcacaattgacCTTAAAAGTACCCATTGAAGGAGGAACCGAAGAACAACTAATCATAGAAGGAATAGAAACTCGTTGTAATTCAAAGACATTTCGAAACTCCTTCTCAAAGGCTAAAACCATAGGAGCCACTTTAAAAGGAGGCCAAGACTCATGATGGTTAAAAATCTCATTGTTCCTAATTCTCTAAATCCATCACAGATcagaaaaaaatctaaaaagatGCTCTTTGCTAGGGGACAAGAACTAGTTCTTCAAATCAAGAGAATGGCTGAAAATCTCTAGAGTCTGCCAAACAAACTAAGCTTTCGAGCAGTTCCGAATATAGTGCAAACTGTTTCCTGACAAGTCAAGTAACTGAGGCAATTATCTGTAGGTGAAAGTTCTCTCTTGAGATGAAAAACAGCAGTGGACAGTACCTCTCGCAGACAAAGCCAAATCAAGCCCAGAATTTGATCTTTTTTGGAACAAGTAATGCTAAAGCCAAAGTCAGTTTCCTCTCTCCTTCCATCCGAACATCTTCTAGCAGAGTTATAAGTAGCCATTACGGACTTCATAAACCTTAGCCGTCCCACCAAACCAAGTCCAATCTACCAGTGAACCCGCTTGTACATCCAGGTTGTAGGAGAAAATGCTTTCATGCAAAACCTGGTGAAGAGGAGAATAGATCTTCTCAAGGTGTCACTCCCCAACCGACCATATATCTAAAATTTGGAGATCCGAATCagaaatataaatataatctATCTCATTACATAACTGTCCTTGTTTTTTTCATTTAGAAAACTAAAGATTCTGGTctaaattctcaatacaccaatcAAAATCATCcttcaaaatatttcaaattttacaCAAACTCCTCCAAACATAAGATCTGTTATCTGTAGAATGACTAAAAGTGTCACCCAGAGAAAAACGGTATTTAGCTACCAACAGTTGAACCCAAAACTTGTGGGGATGATGAAAGAGTTGCCAAACTAGCTTCCTAAAAAGAGCAACATTAGCACAAAATGGATCTCATATTTCTAGACTACCAAATTTTTTTAGAGTGACCaataccttccaactaacaagatttaACCCCAACCATTGGCTTGACATTTTTAGAGAAAAGTTCTCATCATAAATGCTATAGAATTTGTTATCCCTTTGGGAAAGAAATAGGCTTGCATGCGGTAAGTAGCAATAGCCGTCACAACTGAATGATCAAACAAAGCCTTCCCGCCCTGTTGAGTCGTCCTTTTCAGCTGGCTAGCCATCCTCGAATCTCATCCAGAACCTCATTAAAAGATGCTTGGGTACCTGAGAATGACTAAGAGTAATCCTGAGGTATTTGCTTAAATTCTGGACGAAACGAAGATACCTCAATAAAGATTTCTTTTCTAGTCGCTGAAATATTATGGAAACACAacgctttagacttctccacattaattTTCATCCCAAAAGCTTTATAGAAACTCTCTAAGCTACcattatattttgaatttgtcaTTTCTCCGCTTTACAGAAAAGAAGCAAATTATCGGcgaacattaaataaaaaattcttgaacttcctctagaaatagcaaccggctTCCACATTCTCATAACAAATTGATTGTTAATCAAGGAGGACAGTCTCTCCATACACAACATAAAAAGATATGGTAACATAGGATCTCCTTGCCAAAGATCTCGTCTAGGAGTAAAACTGTCTAATTTATCACCATTTCAGAGAATAGCCAAAGAGGATGAAGTGACACAACTCATAATCAAGTTGACTATaggaatagaaaaaataaatttcatgagGGTCTGCTTTAGAAACCTCCAATCAACTCTGTCATATGCTTTCTCTAAATCAATCTTAAACGCCAAAATTTCTTTCTTTGATTTGGTCTTTTTCATGAAATGAAGAACCTCTTGCGCTATAATAATGTCTGGTGTTTCTCTTCCAGGAATAAACCCCCATTGAAGAGAGCCAACAATATCGGTAAAATGAAGGTGGAGTCTGTTGACCAGAACTTTAGTAATGGCCTTATAGATTACATTACAGAGACTAAtaagtttaaattttttcattaataCTGGTGAATCCACCTTAAGAATTAGAACCAAAAAGTCTTCATTATCTTTGAATCAATAGTAcctccaaaaaaattttttttaaccatATTCCAAATATCTGAACCAATAATCTCCCAATAtttgttgaaaaaaaatatttaatttaaaaatataaaaattaataaattttatatatttaaaatttgttataaatCAAATCAAGAAATCTAGATTAAAtttgactaataaaaaaataatggtaTCGTTATAAAAAAAGTATAGATAATTAATTAAGAGTGTAACTAATTTCGATAAACTTgagctaatttttaaattttaaaaaatgtgctTCAATATTTATGTTGTCCACattcatctccttctttttcatcttcctcttctttctcttcttcgacAAATTCGTACCATAGTGCTGCGTGCGCCGCGTGTCCATCATTCGTGCACTAATCGTCACAcacgatttttatctttttcttagatttttgatgattcttttaattaattttaaatgtctctgttttaaaatttgagatatatttttttatatgttttaaatatttttttatgttttgaataattttttattatagattttggattattttttttattagaaagtgATGGTATTATTTGACtatttttgtaacatttttattgGTTCAGCAATAATTGATACAAGAATACAGGATATCATAGAATACAACAGAAGCTATAAGAAGTGTACTATTAATCAAGCAGCATTAATGGTATATCTTGAGAATTGCACAAAGGCAAATGAAAGAAGTGCTGATTTACACAATGTGGAAAATGGAATCCCATATTTCCCTCTTTGAAACAACCCTTTCAGATATGGCCAGAAACACAATACCAACAGCATGCTACACACCAATTCACCTGCCCCATTGCCACTCTCATCATCACCTGCTGCTGGTGGTTGCAACCCCATAAACTTTATCAACAATGCTGTCACTTGGACTATCAAAATTGTTGTTCCTGTCACAAAAACTGCTGAATCCTCAAAGGTGAACCTAcctgcatcttcttctttttcttcgtcATTGTTATTATTACCACCAGAAGTCTTACTAGGATGTTCCTTCTGTGTTATTTCAAAGACTGTGTCGGATATCCCTAACAGCTTCACCATGGCACTCAAGAAACCAATGAACCATGCAGTACTGGTTGTGATTATGGTCATTCTCTGGTTGTTCCACCATTCTCTTAATGACACCCCAATGGTAACGTACTCTATAAGGCTGTACAAGTAGTATATCACAAATACTGCAACAGGA
This region of Arachis hypogaea cultivar Tifrunner chromosome 8, arahy.Tifrunner.gnm2.J5K5, whole genome shotgun sequence genomic DNA includes:
- the LOC112706985 gene encoding uncharacterized protein, with the protein product MGVSVNGVAVRVALAVVALCIGGYILGPPLYWHLREAIAASSSVSLSSCAPCVCDCSSQPLISLPQGLSNASIGDCAKHNPEVNGDTEKNFVELLSEELKLRETQALENQHRADIALLEAKKVASQYQKESDKCNSGMETCEEARERSEASLVAQKKLTALWELRARQKGWKEGATKSSSKSQAKAKVQSA